The Gemmatimonadaceae bacterium genome includes a window with the following:
- a CDS encoding 3-hydroxyacyl-CoA dehydrogenase/enoyl-CoA hydratase family protein, which yields MRIRRLGVVGAGTMGHSIAALAASAGIAVDLLDIAGPATDPNAPARQGLERAKKARPAAFMDSERAALIQIGNTTDDLGVLAGCDLVIEAIIEELEPKRALYETLEALLPPHAIIASNTSGIPMALLAEGRSEGFKRRFVGMHFFNPPRYLHLLEIIPTAQTAPETIADTRRFSERVLGKGIVTARDVPGFVANRLGVFGMVLALRMMEEFDLTIDQVDMLTGPLLGRAKSATFRTADLTGLDVLSHVATGLAKATGEDFALPEWVAAMVRNGQLGEKSGAGFYKRVGKEIHTLNWKTMAYAPATKPETPAIGKAMRLPLGERLKAAVAVDGAYGTFAREYLTRLSRYVITTAPKIAYHLPDVDHAMEWGFAWEAGPLAQLDLLGGALPDAAKLRPAAATEGYYAADGLRVVSLDWRGYEPIREPEGMVRTGALRRAGRSLADSPDATLWDAGDGVALLEFHSKMNSLGEGVLAMVMKSLELVAHDDRAGLVIGNDDSRTFTAGADLGMVAAMAQAGNWKGLDEAVRLFQGCSMSIRSAPFPVVVAPFGLTLGGGCEWSLHSDALQAHAELYMGLVEVGVGLLPGGGGTKELLFRFSQELAAYEDADPFEAAKRAFRMIAMATVSTSALEARHLGFLRDGDRISMNRDFLLADAKRLVLDLAPGYTAPPPRTINVVGRDGIGNLHYAAWAMHEAGQASDHDVRMALEIAKVLCGGDGPARRVTEDDILDLERDAFLRLLGTKETQERIAYMLETGKPLRN from the coding sequence ATGCGGATTCGAAGGCTTGGCGTGGTTGGCGCCGGAACGATGGGGCACAGTATCGCCGCGCTGGCCGCGTCGGCGGGCATCGCGGTGGATCTGCTCGATATCGCGGGGCCGGCGACCGATCCCAACGCACCGGCCCGACAGGGGCTCGAGCGCGCGAAGAAAGCCAGGCCGGCGGCGTTCATGGATTCCGAACGCGCGGCGCTCATCCAGATCGGCAATACGACTGATGACCTGGGCGTGCTCGCCGGGTGCGATCTCGTGATCGAGGCGATCATCGAGGAGCTCGAGCCCAAGCGTGCGCTCTACGAGACACTGGAGGCGCTGCTGCCCCCGCACGCGATCATCGCGTCGAATACGTCGGGCATCCCGATGGCGCTTCTCGCCGAGGGCCGGAGCGAGGGATTCAAGCGGCGCTTCGTGGGCATGCACTTCTTCAACCCGCCGCGCTATCTGCATCTGTTGGAGATCATCCCCACGGCCCAGACGGCGCCGGAAACAATCGCCGACACCCGTCGGTTCAGCGAACGCGTGCTTGGCAAGGGAATCGTGACGGCCCGCGACGTGCCGGGATTCGTGGCCAACCGATTGGGCGTGTTCGGCATGGTGCTCGCCTTGCGGATGATGGAGGAGTTCGACCTTACGATCGACCAAGTCGACATGCTCACGGGTCCGCTCCTCGGCCGCGCCAAGTCGGCCACGTTCCGCACGGCCGACCTGACCGGGCTCGACGTCCTGTCGCATGTCGCCACTGGACTGGCCAAGGCGACGGGCGAGGACTTCGCGTTGCCAGAATGGGTGGCCGCGATGGTGAGGAACGGCCAACTCGGGGAGAAGAGCGGGGCCGGGTTCTACAAGCGCGTGGGCAAGGAGATCCACACGCTGAACTGGAAGACCATGGCGTACGCGCCGGCGACCAAGCCGGAGACGCCGGCGATCGGCAAGGCGATGCGCCTGCCCCTGGGCGAGCGGCTCAAGGCGGCAGTGGCGGTCGACGGCGCGTACGGGACGTTCGCCCGCGAGTATCTGACGCGGCTTTCGCGGTACGTGATCACGACGGCTCCCAAGATCGCGTACCACCTGCCCGACGTGGACCATGCGATGGAGTGGGGGTTCGCGTGGGAAGCGGGTCCGCTCGCGCAACTCGACCTGCTCGGGGGCGCACTGCCAGACGCCGCCAAGCTGCGTCCAGCCGCGGCGACCGAGGGGTACTATGCCGCCGATGGGTTGCGCGTGGTGTCGCTCGACTGGAGGGGCTACGAGCCGATCCGGGAGCCCGAGGGGATGGTACGCACAGGCGCGCTGCGGCGGGCCGGCCGCTCGCTGGCCGATTCGCCCGACGCTACGCTGTGGGACGCCGGCGACGGAGTGGCGCTGCTCGAATTCCACAGCAAGATGAACTCCCTCGGCGAAGGCGTGCTCGCGATGGTGATGAAGTCGCTGGAACTCGTGGCGCATGATGACCGGGCCGGGCTGGTGATTGGAAACGACGATTCGCGTACGTTCACCGCCGGCGCCGATCTGGGCATGGTGGCGGCCATGGCACAGGCCGGAAATTGGAAGGGTCTCGACGAAGCCGTTCGGCTGTTCCAGGGGTGTTCGATGTCCATCCGCTCGGCGCCATTTCCGGTAGTTGTGGCGCCGTTCGGGCTCACGCTGGGGGGTGGGTGCGAGTGGTCGCTTCACTCCGACGCGCTGCAAGCGCACGCCGAGCTATACATGGGCCTCGTGGAAGTGGGCGTGGGACTACTGCCGGGCGGCGGCGGTACCAAGGAGCTGCTGTTCCGATTCTCGCAGGAACTGGCGGCCTACGAGGACGCCGACCCGTTCGAGGCCGCGAAGCGGGCGTTCAGGATGATCGCCATGGCGACCGTGAGCACCAGCGCGCTCGAAGCGCGCCATCTCGGGTTCCTGCGCGATGGGGATCGGATCTCGATGAACCGCGATTTCCTGCTGGCCGACGCCAAGCGGCTGGTGCTGGACCTCGCGCCGGGGTACACGGCGCCACCACCGCGAACGATCAACGTCGTGGGGCGCGACGGGATCGGCAACCTGCACTACGCCGCGTGGGCGATGCACGAAGCCGGGCAGGCCAGCGACCATGACGTACGGATGGCATTAGAAATTGCTAAAGTATTGTGCGGCGGCGACGGACCGGCGCGCCGGGTGACCGAGGACGACATCCTCGACCTGGAGCGCGACGCCTTCTTGCGGCTGCTCGGCACCAAGGAAACGCAGGAGCGCATCGCGTACATGCTGGAAACCGGCAAACCGCTCCGCAACTGA
- a CDS encoding thiolase family protein: MTDVVIVSAVRSAVGRGKKDGALAGVHPVELSAQLMRAAVNRVSVDPAIVDDVLWGCAMPEAGQGLNVARLSLLRAGFPVDVPGATINRFCSSGLQTIAFGAQEILSGMADVVVAGGIEMMSQVPMSGYHTRLDPAAVESYIGMGFTAERVAERWKVSREEQDAWALASQQKAVRAQVSGAFDAQLLPVPVTTATWNGARKTETTTEFARDETPRADTTAEGLANLRPVFKAKGTVTAGNSSPYSDGAAAVLLMSATRAKALGLAPLARFVNYAVAGVDPDVMGIGPVKAVPKVLKRAGLALGDVKLIEFNEAFASQVVAVVRELGMDPARVNVNGGAIALGHPLGATGAKLTTQLIYELRSRGGGLGLVTMCIGGGMGAAGLIEVASGG, translated from the coding sequence GTGACTGATGTCGTGATTGTTTCAGCGGTGCGCAGTGCCGTGGGCCGTGGCAAGAAGGATGGCGCGCTGGCCGGTGTGCACCCCGTGGAACTGTCGGCGCAGTTGATGCGGGCCGCGGTGAACCGGGTGAGCGTGGACCCGGCGATCGTGGACGACGTGCTGTGGGGGTGCGCGATGCCGGAAGCGGGGCAGGGGCTCAACGTGGCCCGCCTGTCGCTCCTCCGCGCCGGATTCCCCGTCGACGTCCCGGGCGCCACGATCAACCGCTTCTGCTCATCTGGGCTCCAGACGATCGCGTTCGGCGCGCAGGAGATCCTGAGCGGGATGGCCGACGTCGTGGTCGCCGGCGGCATCGAGATGATGAGCCAGGTGCCGATGTCGGGCTACCACACGCGGCTCGACCCCGCAGCGGTGGAGAGCTACATCGGCATGGGGTTCACTGCCGAGCGGGTGGCCGAGCGGTGGAAGGTGTCGCGCGAGGAACAGGACGCGTGGGCGCTGGCCAGCCAGCAGAAGGCGGTGCGGGCGCAGGTGTCGGGCGCGTTCGACGCGCAACTCCTTCCGGTTCCGGTGACGACGGCCACCTGGAACGGGGCCCGGAAGACTGAAACCACGACGGAGTTCGCGCGCGACGAAACACCGCGGGCCGACACGACCGCAGAGGGGTTGGCCAATCTGCGCCCCGTGTTCAAGGCCAAGGGCACGGTGACGGCCGGCAACTCCAGCCCGTATTCCGACGGGGCGGCCGCGGTGTTGCTGATGAGCGCCACGCGCGCCAAGGCATTGGGGCTCGCACCGCTGGCGCGGTTCGTGAACTACGCAGTGGCGGGCGTGGATCCGGATGTGATGGGGATCGGACCGGTCAAGGCCGTTCCCAAGGTGCTGAAGCGCGCGGGGCTCGCGCTGGGCGACGTGAAGCTGATCGAGTTCAACGAAGCGTTCGCGTCGCAGGTGGTGGCGGTCGTGCGCGAACTGGGAATGGATCCGGCGCGCGTGAACGTGAACGGCGGCGCGATTGCGCTCGGTCACCCGCTGGGAGCCACGGGGGCCAAGCTCACCACGCAGCTCATCTACGAACTGCGCTCGCGCGGCGGCGGACTCGGGCTGGTGACCATGTGCATCGGCGGCGGCATGGGCGCCGCTGGGCTGATCGAGGTGGCGAGCGGCGGCTGA
- a CDS encoding M20/M25/M40 family metallo-hydrolase, whose amino-acid sequence MSVSRAVRVCALALAAAALTGGAVPVVAQLAPTERKIRDFVHQHHADEIAMLANIVNINSGTMNLAGVRRVGARFAAALDSLGFQTRWSAMPDSMNRAGHLIAVHKGQPGGTRILLIGHLDTVFEGEGQEFVRVDTIARGAGSCDMKGGDVIALYALKALRDIGALRNANIIVVFNGDEESPGLPLAVSRRDLRDAARASDVALAFEGGARSFASVSRRGSSSWLLTVSGRQAHSGAVFGPGTGYGAIYEAARILDGFRRELVGPKDLTFNPGAILGGTTVTYDSANLSGTVAGKTNIIAPTTVVPGDLRFITEGQEDSTRQRMREIVGEHLPGTSAEITFQDDYPAMPMTPGGEQLIALYDATSRALGYGPVQAQDPSTRGAGDVSFVAPYIAGMDGLGAIGRGAHTPHEQVDLNSLTMQTERAAVMMYRLLGRRVGR is encoded by the coding sequence CGCCGACCGAGCGGAAGATCCGCGACTTCGTGCATCAGCATCACGCAGATGAGATCGCGATGCTTGCCAATATCGTGAACATCAACAGCGGCACAATGAACCTTGCCGGCGTGCGCAGGGTCGGCGCGCGGTTTGCCGCCGCTCTCGACTCGCTCGGCTTTCAGACGCGCTGGTCGGCGATGCCCGACTCCATGAACCGGGCTGGCCACCTGATCGCCGTGCACAAGGGGCAGCCCGGCGGCACGCGGATCCTGCTCATTGGCCACCTCGACACCGTGTTCGAGGGTGAGGGCCAGGAATTTGTACGTGTAGACACGATTGCCCGTGGCGCCGGCTCCTGTGACATGAAGGGCGGGGACGTGATCGCCCTGTACGCGCTCAAGGCGCTGCGTGACATCGGCGCGCTGCGGAACGCCAACATCATCGTCGTGTTCAACGGCGACGAGGAATCACCGGGCCTCCCGCTCGCCGTGTCACGGCGCGACCTCCGCGACGCCGCGCGCGCGAGCGATGTGGCGCTGGCCTTCGAGGGCGGCGCCCGGTCGTTTGCTTCGGTGTCGCGCCGCGGCAGCAGCTCGTGGCTACTCACCGTTTCCGGCCGGCAGGCCCATTCGGGTGCCGTGTTTGGCCCGGGTACGGGGTACGGTGCGATCTACGAGGCCGCCCGCATTCTCGACGGCTTCCGTCGCGAGCTGGTCGGCCCCAAGGACCTGACCTTCAACCCGGGGGCGATCCTCGGCGGCACGACCGTCACGTACGACAGCGCGAACCTCTCGGGCACCGTGGCCGGCAAGACCAATATCATCGCCCCCACCACCGTGGTGCCCGGCGACCTGCGGTTCATCACCGAGGGCCAGGAGGACAGCACGCGTCAACGCATGCGCGAGATCGTCGGAGAGCATCTGCCCGGGACGTCGGCCGAGATCACATTCCAGGATGACTACCCCGCCATGCCGATGACGCCGGGCGGGGAGCAGCTGATCGCGCTCTACGACGCGACCAGCCGCGCACTGGGTTACGGGCCGGTCCAGGCCCAGGATCCCAGCACCCGCGGAGCCGGCGACGTGTCGTTCGTGGCGCCCTACATCGCCGGCATGGACGGGCTTGGTGCGATCGGCCGCGGTGCTCACACGCCGCACGAGCAGGTCGATCTGAATTCGTTAACAATGCAGACGGAGCGCGCGGCGGTGATGATGTACCGGCTGCTCGGCAGACGGGTAGGACGGTAG